A stretch of Pseudomonadota bacterium DNA encodes these proteins:
- the thpR gene encoding RNA 2',3'-cyclic phosphodiesterase, with product MIRLFVAIDLPDFIREQLGILYYGLPGAKWIEKDQLHLTIRFIGEVDGATFKDISNTLTNITTQAFPMHLESIGFFPPRKTPRVLWAGTGNNPSLMHLRNKIETTLVRAGIEPEQRKFSPHITLARLKDTPIQRLGNFLAGNSLFRTEEFQVEEFHLYSSKLTSKGALHSIENTYPLSVVKQ from the coding sequence ATGATACGCTTGTTCGTTGCCATAGATCTGCCGGATTTTATCAGGGAACAGCTTGGCATTTTATATTATGGACTTCCCGGAGCAAAATGGATTGAAAAGGATCAGCTCCACCTGACTATTAGATTTATCGGAGAAGTGGACGGCGCAACATTTAAAGATATCAGCAACACATTAACAAATATAACTACGCAAGCTTTTCCCATGCATCTTGAAAGTATAGGGTTTTTCCCGCCACGAAAAACTCCAAGAGTTCTCTGGGCCGGAACAGGAAACAACCCCAGTCTTATGCATCTCAGAAATAAAATAGAAACTACCCTTGTGCGAGCAGGTATTGAACCCGAGCAAAGAAAATTTTCCCCGCACATAACATTGGCAAGGCTTAAAGACACACCGATACAACGTCTCGGCAATTTTCTGGCAGGCAACAGTTTATTTAGAACGGAAGAGTTTCAGGTGGAAGAATTCCACCTTTATTCGAGCAAACTTACATCCAAGGGAGCACTCCATTCTATTGAGAACACTTATCCCTTATCTGTGGTAAAACAATAA
- a CDS encoding caspase family protein — translation MFSITGMRKYFSIRRVLFLLVLLAAAVIFNACAGKSANIQTMHVATQIPETPNYRYIKDLSHSNANTRLKAVKNLGMMGERANDAVDALINAAAHDQHPNVRTYAVYSLIQIAPANKTVAGLAVAMISDPNYRVRSNAIKQMLKYGYTHPLFLDGLNEVASRESNRRVKQQAMTAYQKLKVKSVLDNRDYSQDEIVVAATDKPRETSQNLASTLSFNFPKATEENRLAVAVIIGNKNYKQAAKNVPDVDYAHNDADAMYKYVTETLGYREGNVMLMKDATQADFVATFGTASNPKGKLSDWIREDKSDVFIFYSGHGAPSLKDGSSFLLPVDSDPMKVELNGYPLETFYANLAKLSTRKLTVVLDACFSGSSSSGTVVTNASSISLKVLNTKAVVPGATIITAADISEIASWDENARHGLFTRHFIEGVTGKADNKGFGNEDGKVDLAELKNYLNEEVTYKARRLYGRDQHPQVKGDAQGILSVLK, via the coding sequence ATGTTTTCTATAACTGGTATGCGTAAATATTTTTCTATTAGGCGGGTTTTATTTTTATTGGTACTCCTTGCCGCTGCTGTGATTTTTAATGCTTGTGCCGGCAAATCCGCAAATATCCAGACAATGCATGTTGCAACGCAGATCCCCGAGACCCCTAATTACAGATATATCAAGGATTTAAGCCACAGCAACGCCAATACTCGCCTGAAAGCGGTAAAAAATCTTGGGATGATGGGGGAAAGAGCAAATGATGCGGTGGACGCCTTGATCAATGCTGCGGCTCATGACCAACACCCCAATGTCCGCACCTATGCCGTCTACTCACTCATCCAGATTGCCCCAGCAAATAAAACCGTTGCCGGGCTCGCTGTAGCAATGATTAGCGATCCCAATTACAGAGTCCGGTCAAATGCAATAAAACAGATGCTCAAGTACGGATATACTCATCCCCTCTTTCTGGATGGCTTAAATGAAGTTGCATCCCGGGAAAGTAACCGCAGGGTGAAACAGCAAGCAATGACCGCCTATCAAAAGCTCAAGGTGAAATCAGTGCTTGATAACCGGGATTATTCTCAGGATGAGATTGTGGTGGCGGCTACAGACAAGCCACGCGAAACCAGTCAGAATCTTGCATCAACCCTCTCTTTTAATTTTCCAAAAGCAACGGAAGAGAATCGGTTGGCCGTGGCGGTTATTATCGGCAACAAGAATTACAAGCAGGCAGCCAAAAACGTCCCGGATGTGGATTACGCGCATAATGATGCGGATGCGATGTATAAATATGTTACGGAAACCCTGGGCTATCGGGAAGGGAATGTCATGCTGATGAAAGATGCCACACAGGCTGATTTTGTCGCGACCTTCGGGACCGCTTCAAATCCCAAAGGGAAATTATCGGACTGGATTCGTGAAGACAAGTCGGACGTGTTTATCTTCTATTCTGGGCATGGCGCTCCGAGTCTGAAGGATGGCAGCAGTTTTCTGCTGCCGGTGGATTCCGATCCCATGAAGGTCGAGCTCAACGGCTATCCCCTTGAAACATTTTATGCAAATCTTGCAAAGTTATCTACCCGAAAATTAACCGTGGTACTTGACGCATGTTTTTCCGGAAGTTCGTCCAGCGGCACGGTGGTTACCAATGCCTCTTCAATCTCACTTAAAGTTTTGAACACTAAAGCAGTTGTTCCCGGTGCGACGATCATCACGGCAGCCGACATATCTGAGATTGCTTCCTGGGATGAAAATGCCCGGCACGGTCTCTTTACCCGTCATTTTATTGAGGGAGTGACCGGCAAGGCTGACAACAAAGGCTTCGGCAATGAAGACGGGAAGGTAGACCTTGCTGAGTTGAAAAATTATCTCAATGAAGAGGTGACCTACAAAGCCAGAAGACTTTATGGCCGGGATCAGCATCCTCAAGTGAAAGGTGATGCTCAAGGCATTCTCTCCGTACTTAAATAA
- a CDS encoding alpha/beta fold hydrolase produces the protein MKRVVVFILLLLVAVLVTAPLSQAAHRVFAVDVSRAMSETCGEGVDTPIDIAKKRIKAMFDESENKEVGEDIFSLVTFSNKASLVFRSGDEKREFIPTLLRLTADNNEASLSAGLSKALELITETGRTEGSDIIVFTAGSDESSAEILSQLGKISAQGVYLRIHLFEPGEPEDFARLLRDKSDIIRIERFACSSEAFKNICSPDPTADQGRSKENEVDETRSEHFTEIRTIIASYLGMEAEKITPEVDLISDLGVDRLKAFEILAVICEKYNVALPVDDLSRVSAIANYVDTTPVIGNMQSFTASQIQGKNDTSIRRLETSLAPVAADKPAGEYTQEIYYGTNRFATGDKDPDMFFSGKRSKVGKISYGKCVVSIPANHKKGAIESAFLGLKFLEDPKQHIRLKSVEPIDRADFFKLLRSKINPDAKSDGWDNDAVVFIHGFNVKFSEAAKRTAQIAYDFEFTGLPLMFSWPSDGKLYSYMSDREDATWSAAHIDEFLTDVLEKVGPKRVHLVAHSMGNQGLIGALNRIALKRGKIIKPLFATVILAAPDFDAQLFQEQVAPEVIALAKGWTIYTSDNDAALNFSTKINSASRLGLPVTPLLGIDVIDATGVEVTPWSVPEFHSYYATKQTVVEDIVSAIKGVAADLRKLEPRSASGLKYWRLQTGL, from the coding sequence ATGAAACGGGTAGTTGTTTTTATCCTCTTGTTGCTCGTTGCCGTTCTTGTCACGGCCCCATTGTCCCAGGCCGCGCACAGGGTCTTTGCCGTGGATGTATCCCGGGCAATGAGCGAGACCTGCGGTGAAGGTGTTGACACACCCATTGATATCGCAAAAAAACGAATCAAGGCCATGTTCGATGAGTCGGAAAATAAAGAAGTGGGTGAGGATATATTTTCCCTTGTTACTTTTTCAAACAAGGCAAGCCTGGTTTTTCGTTCAGGTGACGAGAAGAGAGAATTCATTCCGACTCTTTTACGTTTAACCGCGGATAACAACGAGGCCTCTTTGTCTGCAGGGTTGTCAAAAGCCCTGGAATTAATTACCGAGACAGGCCGGACAGAGGGCAGCGATATTATAGTTTTTACAGCGGGGAGTGACGAATCCAGCGCAGAAATACTCAGTCAACTGGGCAAAATTTCCGCTCAGGGTGTTTATCTGCGTATTCATTTGTTTGAGCCGGGAGAACCCGAGGATTTTGCAAGGTTGCTGAGAGACAAATCGGATATAATTCGTATTGAAAGGTTTGCCTGTTCTTCAGAGGCGTTTAAAAATATTTGTTCACCGGACCCAACTGCGGATCAAGGGAGATCGAAAGAGAATGAAGTTGATGAAACCAGAAGCGAACACTTTACGGAAATCAGAACGATTATTGCCAGTTATCTCGGTATGGAGGCTGAAAAAATTACTCCGGAAGTTGATTTGATCAGCGATTTAGGAGTGGACCGACTTAAGGCCTTTGAGATACTTGCCGTGATCTGCGAGAAATATAATGTCGCATTGCCTGTGGATGATCTCAGTCGTGTCAGTGCCATCGCAAACTATGTTGATACAACTCCGGTAATCGGCAATATGCAATCATTTACCGCTTCTCAAATCCAGGGAAAGAATGATACTTCAATCCGGCGGCTTGAGACATCGCTTGCCCCGGTTGCGGCCGATAAACCAGCGGGTGAGTATACCCAGGAAATATATTATGGGACCAACAGGTTTGCCACCGGAGATAAAGATCCCGATATGTTTTTCAGCGGTAAGCGTTCCAAGGTTGGAAAGATCAGTTACGGTAAATGCGTCGTGTCAATTCCTGCCAATCATAAAAAAGGTGCCATTGAGTCTGCTTTTCTGGGGCTGAAATTCCTCGAAGACCCTAAGCAGCATATACGATTGAAAAGCGTTGAACCTATTGACCGGGCTGATTTTTTCAAGTTGTTGCGTAGCAAAATCAATCCCGATGCAAAGTCTGATGGATGGGACAATGATGCGGTGGTCTTTATTCACGGATTTAACGTAAAGTTTTCAGAAGCCGCCAAGCGAACCGCTCAGATTGCTTATGATTTCGAGTTCACCGGCCTTCCTTTGATGTTTTCCTGGCCATCGGACGGAAAGCTCTATTCGTATATGTCCGACCGTGAGGATGCGACCTGGAGCGCCGCCCATATTGATGAATTTCTCACGGATGTTCTTGAAAAGGTAGGGCCCAAACGGGTGCATCTTGTAGCGCACAGCATGGGAAATCAGGGGTTGATCGGGGCGCTGAACCGAATTGCCCTAAAGCGTGGGAAAATCATCAAACCATTATTTGCAACTGTCATTCTTGCGGCTCCGGATTTTGATGCCCAGCTTTTCCAGGAGCAGGTTGCCCCGGAGGTCATTGCTCTGGCAAAGGGGTGGACCATTTATACATCCGATAACGATGCGGCGCTTAATTTTTCCACAAAGATAAACAGTGCGTCTAGACTGGGACTTCCGGTGACACCCCTTCTTGGTATCGATGTAATTGACGCCACCGGTGTTGAAGTAACTCCTTGGAGTGTCCCGGAATTTCATTCATATTATGCCACCAAGCAAACCGTGGTAGAAGACATTGTCAGTGCGATCAAGGGAGTGGCTGCAGATCTCCGCAAACTGGAGCCGAGATCCGCGTCTGGTCTGAAATATTGGCGTCTGCAAACCGGATTATGA